One stretch of Carassius gibelio isolate Cgi1373 ecotype wild population from Czech Republic chromosome B1, carGib1.2-hapl.c, whole genome shotgun sequence DNA includes these proteins:
- the LOC127949455 gene encoding zinc finger protein 664 isoform X3, protein MLQTPLKMCSVKLVDCRNLIESRGEETTAEKQQQHTDEEEEEEENGEDDEDGDDCTENNDDVDDGDFVPSDNNTGSSSDGETASTSKDQKTKKSCGKTFSKQCNLTRHARKKKHTAQNDYSCKICNISFPTFKERTVHSKEHSVKKEFHCEQCGKDFFTTLYNYRAHIKTHEGSKIKSLQCNECKKFFRDKRDLSVHMRIHTGEKPYQCAHCEKCFSLGSNLKKHLLTHSNERPYKCNECGKPFRKSASLKLHLKKHFDKPYQCPHCEMSFSLRSDLMNHLLTQGDKNPYQCSECGKHFISSASLKLHQKMHSDDKPYQCSHCEKRFRNSDHCKTHERIHTGEKPYLCSDCGKSFASAFAFKVHQRIHTGERPYPCSDCGKSFYKLSDLKVHKRTHTGEKPFKCSLCDKTFARASAKNVHERIHTGEKPYCCSICGERFAFKWVFQTHKKKHTAPESS, encoded by the exons ATGCTGCAGACGCCGCTGAAGATGTGCTCCGTCAAACTGGTGGACTGCAGGAACCTGATCGAGAGCAGAGGAGAAGAAACCACCgcagagaaacaacaacaacacactgatgaggaagaggaggaggaggagaatggggaggatgatgaagatggtgATGATTGTACTGAGAAtaatgatgatgttgatgatggtGACTTTGTTCCTTCAG ATAACAATACTGGTTCATCTTCTGATGGAGAAACTGCATCTACATCGAAAGACCAAAAGACAAAGAAGAGTTGTGGAAAAACATTCAGCAAACAGTGTAATTTAACAAGACATgccagaaagaaaaaacacactgCACAGAATGACTACAGCTGCAAGATCTGCAACATCAGTTTTCCGACCTTCAAAGAGAGAACCGTTCATTCAAAAGAGCACAGCGTGAAGAAGGAGTTTCACTGCGAACAGTGCGGGAAGGATTTCTTCACAACTCTTTATAATTATAGAGCTCATATAAAGACACATGAAGGGTCAAAAATAAAGTCTCTTCAGTGCAATGAATGTAAAAAGTTTTTCCGGGACAAACGAGATCTTTCTGTTCATATGAGAATTCACACGGGTGAAAAACCATATCAGTGTGCTCACTGCGAGAAGTGCTTTAGCCTGGGATCTAATCTGAAGAAACATCTACTTACACACAGTAATGAGAGACCGTATAAGTGCAATGAATGTGGAAAACCTTTTAGAAAATCAGCTTCTCTAAAGTTACACCTAAAAAAACACTTTGATAAACCGTATCAGTGCCCTCACTGCGAGATGAGCTTCAGTCTCAGATCAGATCTGATGAACCATCTACTCACGCAAGGCGATAAAAATCCGTATCAGTGCAGTGAATGTGGAAAACATTTTATAAGCTCAGCTTCTCTGAAGTTACACCAAAAAATGCACTCTGATGACAAACCGTATCAGTGTTCGCACTGTGAGAAACGTTTCCGTAATTCAGATCACTGTAAAAcccatgagaggattcacaccggagagaaaccgtacCTGTGCTCCGACTGTGGGAAGAGCTTCGCTAGTGCATTTGCTTTCAAAGTTCATCAGAGAATTCACACCGGAGAAAGACCTTATCCTTGTAGTGATTGTGGAAAGAGTTTCTATAAGCTAAGTGACTTAAAAGTGCACAAGAGGACTCATACAGGAGAAAAACCTTTTAAATGCTCACTTTGTGACAAGACTTTTGCTCGAGCAAGTGCCAAGAATGTCCATGAACGAATACATACAGGAGAGAAACCTTACTGCTGCTCCATCTGCGGAGAGAGATTCGCTTTTAAATGGGTTTTTCAGACCCACAAGAAGAAGCACACTGCTCCAGAATCATCATAG